The following proteins come from a genomic window of Microbacterium sulfonylureivorans:
- a CDS encoding carbohydrate ABC transporter permease, which yields MSISTPPPLAIIEEGIPQTSDRKRNRTTKIRGFRPGFWVYAGLGVVLLSAVFPYYWSFLIGSGDASTINDPNMSWIPGGNFIANASSVVNDPAVNFWPALWNSIYSSTLIAAAVVITSTLAGWAFAKLRFPGSKALLVFVVATMAVPMQLGVVPLYILFADLGWTGQIGAIIIPALTSAFGVFWMTQYLQQSVPDELIEAARVDGASMIRTFWVVGVTAARPAAAMLFLFTFVGAWNNFFWPFIVLDRQNPTLPVALSLLQSNYFVDYSVVLAGVLLSTIPLLILFAFAGKQLVSGIMAGAVKG from the coding sequence ATGAGCATCAGCACTCCTCCTCCGCTCGCGATCATCGAAGAGGGCATTCCGCAGACCTCGGACCGCAAGCGCAACCGCACGACCAAGATCCGCGGGTTCCGCCCCGGCTTCTGGGTCTACGCCGGCCTCGGCGTCGTGCTCCTGTCGGCCGTCTTCCCGTACTACTGGTCCTTCCTCATCGGTTCGGGCGACGCGTCGACGATCAACGACCCGAACATGTCGTGGATCCCCGGCGGCAACTTCATCGCCAATGCGTCGTCGGTGGTCAACGACCCGGCCGTGAACTTCTGGCCGGCGCTGTGGAACTCGATCTACAGCTCGACCCTGATCGCCGCGGCCGTCGTGATCACCTCGACGCTGGCGGGGTGGGCATTCGCGAAGCTGCGCTTCCCGGGAAGCAAGGCGCTCCTGGTCTTCGTCGTCGCGACGATGGCCGTTCCGATGCAGCTCGGCGTCGTGCCGCTGTACATCCTCTTCGCCGACCTCGGCTGGACCGGGCAGATCGGCGCGATCATCATCCCGGCGCTGACGAGCGCGTTCGGCGTGTTCTGGATGACGCAGTACCTGCAGCAGTCGGTACCCGACGAGCTCATCGAGGCCGCTCGCGTCGACGGCGCGTCGATGATCCGCACCTTCTGGGTCGTCGGAGTGACGGCGGCCCGCCCGGCCGCGGCCATGCTGTTCCTCTTCACCTTCGTCGGTGCATGGAACAACTTCTTCTGGCCGTTCATCGTGCTCGACCGTCAGAACCCGACCCTGCCGGTCGCCCTGTCTCTCCTCCAGTCCAACTACTTCGTCGACTACTCGGTCGTGCTGGCAGGCGTCCTCCTGTCGACGATCCCGCTGCTGATCCTCTTCGCCTTCGCGGGCAAACAGCTCGTCAGCGGCATCATGGCCGGCGCCGTCAAGGGCTGA
- a CDS encoding glycoside hydrolase family 1 protein, whose translation MTATTAREFPSNFLFGAATAAFQIEGAAHEDGRRDSIWDAFCRVPGAVINADNGDVACDHYHRYGEDVALMKSMGLQTYRFSTSWSRVRPDGGALNLQGVDFYKRLTDELLDAGILPWLTLYHWDLPQALQEKGGWTNRDTADLFTEYALDMHDALGDRVDVWTTLNEPWCSSFLSYTAGLHAPGHYSIEEGVLAAHHLMLGHGQAVRELRKRDESLTLGITLNLTVADPVDENDPADLDAARRIDGQFNRWFLDPIFRGEYPADVVEDIRAVDPRAIESLEAAIRPGDLEAMSTRLDSLGVNYYHGEFVGGREPEVAPRGGDAPTDRPGASPFPSHEGIHWHERGLPRTPMQWEVQPEGLTRLLGRVWEEFAEPAGTVLYVTENGAAYDDERVVEDGEVRVHDAERVDFVRSHLGAILDAVEAGVDVRGYFYWSLLDNFEWAWGYEKRFGIVRVDYDTQLRSVKDSGREYSRIIAARSLDRDTAIVGS comes from the coding sequence ATGACCGCGACCACTGCGCGCGAATTCCCGTCGAACTTCCTTTTCGGGGCGGCCACCGCGGCCTTCCAGATCGAAGGGGCCGCTCACGAGGACGGCCGCCGCGACTCGATCTGGGACGCCTTCTGCCGCGTCCCGGGGGCTGTCATCAACGCCGACAACGGCGATGTGGCGTGCGACCACTACCACCGCTACGGCGAGGATGTGGCGCTGATGAAGTCGATGGGGCTCCAGACCTACCGCTTCTCGACGTCGTGGTCGCGGGTCCGTCCCGACGGCGGCGCGCTCAATCTGCAGGGGGTCGACTTCTACAAGCGGCTGACCGATGAGCTGCTGGATGCCGGCATCCTGCCCTGGCTCACGCTCTACCACTGGGACCTTCCCCAGGCGCTGCAGGAGAAGGGCGGCTGGACGAACCGCGACACGGCCGACCTGTTCACCGAGTACGCGCTCGACATGCACGACGCTCTCGGCGATCGGGTCGACGTCTGGACGACGCTCAACGAGCCGTGGTGCTCGTCGTTCCTCAGCTACACCGCCGGCCTCCACGCGCCCGGCCACTACAGCATCGAGGAGGGCGTGCTCGCCGCGCACCACCTCATGCTCGGCCACGGCCAGGCGGTGCGAGAGCTCCGCAAGCGCGACGAGTCGCTCACGCTCGGCATCACCCTGAACCTGACGGTCGCCGACCCGGTCGACGAGAACGACCCCGCCGACCTCGACGCCGCACGCCGTATCGACGGGCAGTTCAACCGCTGGTTCCTCGACCCGATCTTCCGAGGCGAGTACCCGGCCGACGTGGTCGAGGACATCCGCGCCGTCGACCCGCGCGCGATCGAGTCGCTCGAGGCGGCCATCCGCCCCGGCGACCTCGAGGCGATGTCGACGCGCCTCGACTCGCTCGGCGTGAACTACTACCACGGCGAGTTCGTCGGCGGCCGCGAGCCGGAGGTCGCGCCCCGGGGCGGCGACGCCCCGACCGACCGTCCCGGTGCATCGCCGTTCCCCTCCCACGAGGGCATCCACTGGCACGAGCGCGGGCTGCCCCGCACGCCCATGCAGTGGGAGGTGCAGCCCGAGGGGCTCACCCGACTCCTCGGCCGAGTGTGGGAGGAGTTCGCCGAACCCGCAGGCACCGTGCTCTACGTCACCGAGAACGGCGCTGCCTACGATGACGAGCGCGTGGTCGAGGACGGCGAGGTGCGCGTGCACGACGCCGAGCGCGTCGACTTCGTGCGCTCCCACCTCGGGGCGATCCTCGACGCGGTCGAGGCCGGGGTCGATGTGCGGGGATACTTCTATTGGTCGCTCCTCGACAACTTCGAGTGGGCGTGGGGGTACGAGAAGCGGTTCGGGATCGTCCGGGTCGACTACGACACCCAGCTGCGGTCGGTGAAGGACAGCGGCCGCGAGTACAGCCGGATCATCGCCGCGCGGTCGCTCGATCGCGACACGGCGATCGTCGGGTCGTAG
- a CDS encoding carbohydrate ABC transporter permease has protein sequence MTSTATRPTASGPAGRPSPERAPRVLSFSHKLSKWDLKLSPYLYISPFFIVFAIVGLFPIAYTAVISFQDWDLVRNSGEFVGFQQYIWILENPQFWTALRNTFSIFLLSTIPQLVLAIFIAAMLDRNIRAKTFWRMGVLLPYVMAPVAVALIFSNMFGDNHGLVNNILTDIGLQPIPWHKDPFWSHVAIATMVNFRWTGYNALILLAAMQAIPRDYYEAATVDGAGAFRQFTSITVPSLRPTLIFVIITSTIGGLQIFDEPRMYDNTGEGGAAQQWLTITLFLYNIGWREWNFGRAAALAWILFLIILVIGLINLLVTRRLVRDEGGRGVVSPRKKGFRR, from the coding sequence GTGACCTCGACCGCAACCCGCCCCACGGCATCCGGGCCGGCCGGCCGGCCCTCTCCCGAGCGCGCACCCCGCGTGCTGTCGTTCTCCCACAAGCTGAGCAAGTGGGACCTCAAGCTCTCCCCGTACCTCTACATCTCGCCGTTCTTCATCGTGTTCGCGATCGTGGGGCTCTTCCCCATCGCGTACACCGCGGTGATCTCGTTCCAGGACTGGGACCTCGTCCGCAACTCCGGTGAGTTCGTCGGATTCCAGCAGTACATCTGGATCCTCGAGAACCCGCAGTTCTGGACCGCCCTGCGCAACACGTTCAGCATCTTCCTGCTGTCGACGATCCCGCAGCTGGTCCTCGCGATCTTCATCGCCGCGATGCTCGACCGCAACATCCGCGCCAAGACGTTCTGGCGGATGGGCGTGCTGCTGCCGTACGTGATGGCCCCCGTCGCCGTCGCGCTGATCTTCAGCAACATGTTCGGCGACAACCACGGCCTGGTGAACAACATCCTCACCGACATCGGCCTGCAGCCCATCCCGTGGCACAAGGATCCGTTCTGGAGCCACGTCGCCATCGCCACGATGGTCAACTTCCGATGGACGGGGTACAACGCCCTCATCCTCCTCGCGGCGATGCAGGCGATCCCTCGCGACTACTACGAGGCCGCGACCGTCGACGGGGCCGGCGCGTTCCGCCAGTTCACCTCGATCACCGTCCCGTCGCTGCGCCCGACCCTGATCTTCGTGATCATCACGTCGACCATCGGCGGCCTGCAGATCTTCGACGAGCCGCGCATGTACGACAACACCGGTGAGGGCGGCGCTGCGCAGCAGTGGCTGACGATCACCTTGTTCCTCTACAACATCGGCTGGCGCGAATGGAACTTCGGGCGGGCGGCCGCGCTCGCGTGGATCCTGTTCCTGATCATCCTCGTGATCGGCCTCATCAACCTGCTGGTCACCCGCCGGCTCGTCCGCGACGAGGGCGGCCGCGGAGTCGTGTCGCCGCGCAAGAAGGGATTCCGCCGATGA
- a CDS encoding LacI family DNA-binding transcriptional regulator has protein sequence MTADAMRGSVTIEEVAAAAGVSRSTVSRVVNGSTAVSPEALESVTRAIADLNYVPNRAARSLASRQTHAIALVVPEDTTRFFGDPFFAAIVSGINARLSRSDYVLNLFIANDDPGDKTTSYVRSGAVDGAIIVSHHTSDTFIDRIANAVPVVYGGRPVRERERDYYVDVDNVRGGHDATTYLIERGHRRIATITGPLTMPAGVDRLQGYRDALRAWELPEGAIVDGNFTADGGAEAMRSILESGDRPDAVFVASDLMARGALSALAGAGLRVPEDVAIMGFDDSPVATSVTPQLTTMRQPSFAQGERMATVLLDLLAGRHPRHVTILETELVVRESV, from the coding sequence ATGACGGCGGACGCGATGCGCGGATCGGTCACGATCGAGGAGGTCGCCGCTGCGGCGGGCGTATCCCGGTCGACGGTGTCCCGCGTCGTGAACGGCTCGACGGCCGTGAGCCCCGAAGCGCTCGAGTCGGTCACGCGCGCGATCGCGGATCTCAACTATGTGCCCAACCGCGCTGCCCGCTCCCTCGCGAGCAGGCAGACGCACGCGATCGCCCTCGTCGTCCCCGAGGACACGACCCGTTTCTTCGGCGACCCGTTCTTCGCGGCGATCGTCTCGGGGATCAACGCGCGGCTGAGTCGGTCCGACTACGTGCTCAACCTCTTCATCGCGAATGACGACCCGGGCGACAAGACGACGAGCTACGTTCGCAGCGGCGCGGTCGACGGTGCGATCATCGTGTCGCATCACACCAGCGACACGTTCATCGACCGCATCGCCAACGCCGTCCCGGTCGTCTACGGCGGTCGGCCCGTGCGCGAGCGCGAGCGCGACTACTACGTCGACGTCGACAACGTGCGCGGTGGACACGACGCGACGACGTACCTGATCGAGCGCGGCCACCGCCGCATCGCGACGATCACCGGTCCGCTCACGATGCCGGCGGGGGTCGACCGTCTGCAGGGATACCGCGACGCGCTGCGCGCGTGGGAGCTGCCCGAAGGGGCGATCGTGGACGGCAACTTCACGGCAGACGGCGGGGCCGAGGCGATGCGGAGCATCCTGGAGTCGGGCGACCGCCCCGACGCGGTCTTCGTCGCGAGCGACCTCATGGCGCGCGGAGCGCTGAGTGCCCTGGCGGGCGCCGGTCTGCGGGTGCCCGAGGACGTCGCGATCATGGGGTTCGACGACTCGCCGGTCGCGACATCCGTCACCCCGCAGCTGACGACGATGCGCCAGCCGTCCTTCGCGCAGGGGGAGCGCATGGCGACGGTGCTGCTCGACCTCCTCGCGGGGCGGCATCCGCGGCACGTCACGATCCTCGAGACCGAGCTGGTGGTCCGCGAGTCGGTCTGA